From a region of the Neobacillus niacini genome:
- a CDS encoding IS1182 family transposase, translating into MLTKNTQTNRDQIEMIALEQLVPVNHLVRKIEAAIDFSFIYSLVQDMYSSERGRPSIDPVVLIKMAFIQYTFGIRSMRKTIEEIETNTAYRWFLGFGFYDKVPHFSTFGKNYERRFKDTDLFEQIFYRILKEASEKKLISSEHVFIDSTHVKASANKKKFEKKVVRKESKAYEARLQEEINKDREDHGKKPFPPDKFDKEELKEIKESTTDPESGYYVKDERTKQFAYSFHAAADRNGFVLGAIVTPGNIHDSVVFEPLLEKIIEKHGKPEAVAADAGYKTSPIAQYVFEHDMTPVLPYTRPRTKEGYLKKQEYVYDEYYDCYICPQGQVLKYSTTTKDGKRQYFSNPIECQNCPLLSQCTQSKEHKKLIERHVWEHYLEEADHLRHTQENKTIYARRKETIERVFADAKEKHGMRWTTLRGLKKLSMQAMLTFAAMNLKKMANWTWKGPEMA; encoded by the coding sequence ATGCTTACTAAAAATACACAGACAAATCGTGACCAAATAGAAATGATTGCTTTAGAACAACTAGTACCTGTAAACCATTTGGTCCGCAAAATCGAAGCGGCTATTGATTTTTCATTTATCTATTCACTCGTTCAAGACATGTATTCTTCTGAACGGGGACGTCCGAGTATTGACCCTGTAGTATTGATTAAGATGGCTTTCATCCAATATACCTTCGGTATTCGCTCCATGCGTAAAACTATTGAAGAAATCGAAACCAATACGGCATATCGATGGTTTTTAGGCTTTGGTTTTTATGATAAGGTACCTCACTTTTCAACTTTTGGTAAAAACTACGAGCGACGCTTTAAGGATACCGATTTATTTGAGCAGATTTTCTATCGAATTTTGAAGGAAGCCTCAGAGAAGAAATTGATTAGTAGTGAGCACGTATTTATTGATTCTACTCATGTAAAGGCTAGCGCAAACAAGAAGAAATTTGAGAAGAAAGTAGTTAGAAAAGAATCGAAAGCATATGAGGCACGTCTACAAGAAGAGATCAATAAAGACCGAGAAGATCACGGAAAAAAGCCATTTCCTCCAGATAAGTTTGATAAAGAAGAATTAAAAGAAATTAAAGAAAGCACGACTGACCCAGAGAGTGGTTATTACGTAAAGGACGAACGAACGAAACAGTTCGCATATTCATTTCATGCAGCTGCGGATCGAAATGGTTTTGTTTTGGGGGCAATTGTAACGCCGGGGAATATTCATGATAGCGTTGTTTTCGAGCCACTACTCGAGAAGATAATAGAGAAACATGGAAAACCTGAAGCTGTTGCGGCTGACGCTGGTTATAAAACATCTCCAATTGCCCAATATGTATTTGAACACGATATGACACCAGTTCTACCATATACTCGCCCTCGTACAAAAGAAGGTTATCTTAAAAAACAAGAGTATGTTTACGATGAGTACTACGATTGTTATATCTGTCCGCAAGGACAAGTATTGAAATATTCAACGACGACGAAGGATGGAAAGCGCCAGTATTTCTCTAATCCGATTGAATGTCAAAATTGTCCATTGCTTTCCCAATGCACTCAGAGTAAAGAACATAAAAAACTCATTGAGCGTCATGTGTGGGAACACTATTTGGAGGAAGCGGATCACCTTCGTCATACTCAAGAGAATAAAACCATTTATGCACGTCGTAAAGAAACGATTGAACGTGTCTTTGCGGATGCTAAGGAAAAGCATGGTATGCGTTGGACAACCTTAAGAGGTTTAAAAAAATTGTCCATGCAGGCGATGCTTACTTTTGCTGCCATGAACTTGAAAAAGATGGCCAACTGGACCTGGAAAGGTCCAGAAATGGCGTAA
- a CDS encoding sigma-Y antisigma factor component, whose amino-acid sequence MSNELSPALIIIVAAILLLQSIFLFLDARKRNHNYWLWGIIGLIQAPMPTLFYLLFVRKIFSKKG is encoded by the coding sequence ATCACCTGCATTGATCATTATCGTTGCAGCAATCCTTTTACTGCAAAGTATTTTTTTATTTTTAGACGCTAGGAAACGTAATCACAACTATTGGTTATGGGGAATCATTGGTCTTATTCAGGCTCCGATGCCAACACTTTTTTATTTATTATTTGTTCGTAAGATATTTTCGAAAAAGGGCTGA
- a CDS encoding ABC transporter ATP-binding protein — MNTGRRLTQYALNYKKIIFAALFMLTISVVTDLAGPFIAKNIIDQHILGIESVWYETSSEKNTAEYNGRFYKKEKNFPNNEQKGKELRILQVDARFVIVEGNLEFDGKRTLKDGVLTVQKGTKRAEYNAQVLTTKELMAFYELEIPGIIKLLIIYFGLLVISAIFQYGQRFLLQKSANRIIQKMREDVFGQIQRLPIQYFDNLPAGKVVARITNDTEAIRELYVTVLAQFFTSAIYITGIYAALFILDMKLAAICLILLPILYGWMLVYRKFASKYNHVIRSRISDINATINESIGGMSIIQAFRREKETEKEFEKLNTEHFTYQNKLLSLNALTSHNLVGVLRNLVFVAFIWYFGGQALNPASVISLGVLYAFVDYINRLFQPVQGIVNQLANLETALVAGERVFKLMDEPGENVSTQRIDRFKGNVTFDHVWFGYKDGEYVLKDIHFEAKQGQTVALVGHTGSGKSSIMNLLFRFYDCQKGKILIDGKDIVSIPRQTIRNHMGIVLQDPYLFTGTIASNVSLSDPAIRREMVEKALKDVGADKVFKNLDNGYDEPVIEKGSTLSSGQRQLISFARALAFNPAILILDEATSSIDTETEAVIQEAMDVLKKGRTTFIIAHRLSTIRNADQILVLDRGKIVERGSHEELMVLGGKYFQMYELQKGSAVIAG, encoded by the coding sequence ATGAATACAGGCAGACGATTAACGCAGTATGCATTAAACTATAAAAAGATCATTTTTGCAGCACTATTTATGCTGACCATTTCCGTGGTTACTGATTTAGCAGGTCCGTTTATTGCAAAAAATATTATTGACCAACATATTTTAGGTATTGAATCTGTTTGGTATGAAACTTCTAGTGAAAAAAACACGGCAGAATATAATGGGCGATTTTATAAAAAGGAAAAGAATTTTCCAAACAATGAACAAAAGGGGAAGGAACTTAGAATATTGCAGGTAGATGCAAGGTTTGTCATCGTCGAAGGGAATCTTGAATTTGATGGGAAAAGAACATTAAAAGACGGTGTTTTAACGGTTCAAAAGGGAACGAAAAGGGCGGAATATAACGCACAAGTCCTTACAACGAAAGAGCTAATGGCGTTTTACGAACTGGAGATTCCGGGCATTATTAAGCTGTTGATCATTTATTTTGGCTTACTAGTAATTTCAGCGATATTTCAATATGGTCAGCGTTTTTTACTTCAGAAGTCAGCAAATCGAATTATTCAAAAAATGCGTGAGGATGTATTTGGTCAGATCCAGCGGCTTCCCATCCAATACTTTGATAACCTTCCTGCTGGAAAAGTGGTTGCCAGGATTACCAATGACACTGAAGCAATCCGCGAATTATATGTGACGGTATTAGCTCAATTTTTTACCAGTGCAATTTATATTACAGGTATATATGCGGCACTTTTTATCTTGGATATGAAACTTGCAGCTATCTGTCTAATCCTATTACCTATTCTTTACGGTTGGATGTTAGTGTATCGAAAGTTTGCTTCCAAATACAATCATGTTATTCGTTCACGAATTAGTGATATCAATGCAACCATTAATGAATCAATTGGCGGCATGAGCATCATTCAAGCATTTAGAAGAGAAAAAGAAACAGAAAAGGAATTTGAAAAACTAAATACAGAACATTTTACCTACCAAAATAAATTATTAAGCTTAAATGCGTTAACTTCTCATAATTTAGTGGGGGTTCTAAGGAATCTCGTTTTTGTTGCATTCATATGGTACTTTGGGGGTCAGGCGTTGAATCCTGCTTCGGTTATTTCGTTAGGAGTGCTGTATGCATTTGTTGATTACATTAATCGTCTTTTTCAGCCCGTACAGGGGATTGTCAATCAATTAGCCAATTTAGAAACGGCCTTAGTAGCGGGTGAAAGAGTCTTTAAACTTATGGATGAACCAGGTGAGAATGTAAGTACACAAAGAATAGATCGTTTTAAAGGTAATGTTACATTCGACCATGTGTGGTTTGGCTACAAAGATGGCGAGTATGTGTTGAAAGATATTCACTTTGAGGCGAAACAAGGGCAGACCGTCGCGCTTGTGGGACACACGGGATCCGGAAAAAGCTCGATCATGAATTTGCTCTTCCGTTTCTATGATTGTCAAAAAGGGAAAATCCTTATTGATGGCAAGGATATTGTCAGCATTCCACGACAAACCATTCGTAATCATATGGGGATTGTCTTGCAGGATCCATATTTGTTTACTGGTACCATTGCGTCAAATGTAAGTCTTAGTGACCCTGCGATAAGAAGAGAAATGGTAGAAAAAGCATTAAAGGATGTTGGAGCAGACAAGGTCTTTAAGAACCTGGACAATGGGTACGATGAACCTGTAATTGAAAAAGGCAGTACTTTATCCAGCGGTCAGCGCCAGTTAATTTCCTTTGCTAGAGCCCTAGCTTTTAATCCAGCTATCTTAATACTAGATGAAGCCACATCTAGTATAGATACTGAAACCGAAGCTGTTATCCAAGAAGCTATGGATGTCTTGAAAAAGGGTAGAACCACGTTTATTATTGCACACCGGTTATCAACCATTCGCAATGCTGATCAAATACTTGTGTTAGATCGTGGTAAGATTGTCGAACGTGGTTCACATGAAGAATTGATGGTTTTAGGGGGCAAATACTTTCAAATGTATGAACTGCAAAAAGGCAGTGCAGTTATTGCAGGTTAA
- a CDS encoding ABC transporter ATP-binding protein produces the protein MFSVLKKLGWFFKEYWKRYVIAISLLILVGIFDVVPPKIIGMAIDDIHLGEMNNGKIFKYLVYLILIMVLSYGITYVWMYKLFGGAFLVERKLRSRFMKHLLKMSPTFYEKNRTGDLMARATNDLKAISITAGFGILTLVDSSVWMLTLIITMGLLISWKLTIAAILPLPIMAYIMQIYGNRIHKRFMEAQDAFGELNDRVLESVAGVRVIRAYVQEEADRGRFHQLTEDVFHKNIKVARIDSLFDPTVKILVGISYMIGLGYGAYLVFNQAITLGDLVSFNVYLGMLIWPMFAIGELINIMQRGNASLDRVNETLSFQETVENPSKPVIVETPDRINFKEVTFRYPSSKEDNLKNISVQLLQGQTLGIVGKTGSGKTTLIKQLLRQYPLGTGELSISGVPLKEQTLNQVRRWIGYVPQDHVLFSKSVKENILFGNSAATDEELEKAIDLAAFRKDLEMLPEGLETLVGEKGVALSGGQKQRISIARALIKNPDILILDDSLSAVDAKTEKRIIDNIREIRKDKTTIITTHRMSAVEHADQILVLDDGKIIETGTHEQLLSNDGWYKEQFLRQQVENNLEEEVTA, from the coding sequence ATGTTTTCAGTTTTAAAGAAATTGGGATGGTTTTTTAAAGAATATTGGAAGCGGTATGTGATAGCAATATCGTTATTAATTCTAGTTGGGATTTTTGACGTTGTGCCACCTAAAATAATAGGGATGGCAATAGATGATATTCATCTTGGTGAAATGAATAATGGGAAAATCTTTAAATATTTAGTCTATCTTATCTTGATCATGGTTCTCTCATATGGAATCACCTATGTTTGGATGTATAAATTATTCGGGGGAGCTTTTCTCGTTGAGAGGAAGTTGAGGTCCCGATTCATGAAACATTTGTTAAAAATGTCGCCAACCTTTTATGAAAAAAATCGAACGGGCGACCTAATGGCAAGAGCCACCAATGATTTAAAAGCAATTTCCATCACAGCAGGGTTTGGGATTTTAACCTTGGTGGATTCGAGTGTTTGGATGCTTACTCTAATTATTACAATGGGGCTTTTAATTAGCTGGAAATTAACCATTGCAGCGATCCTTCCATTGCCAATTATGGCTTATATCATGCAAATTTATGGAAATAGAATCCATAAGCGTTTTATGGAAGCTCAGGATGCTTTTGGGGAGTTAAACGATCGAGTATTAGAATCGGTTGCAGGTGTAAGGGTAATTCGTGCCTATGTGCAGGAGGAGGCAGATCGAGGAAGGTTCCATCAACTAACAGAAGATGTCTTTCATAAAAATATTAAAGTCGCAAGGATTGATTCCTTATTTGATCCAACCGTAAAAATACTGGTTGGCATAAGCTATATGATTGGTCTAGGTTATGGAGCTTATTTAGTTTTTAATCAAGCAATTACCTTAGGTGACCTTGTTTCCTTTAATGTATATCTAGGAATGTTAATCTGGCCAATGTTTGCAATAGGTGAATTAATTAATATTATGCAAAGAGGAAATGCCTCACTGGATAGGGTAAATGAAACATTGTCCTTTCAGGAAACGGTTGAGAATCCTTCAAAGCCAGTGATAGTTGAAACTCCGGACAGAATCAATTTCAAAGAGGTAACATTTCGCTATCCTTCTTCAAAGGAGGATAATTTAAAGAATATTTCTGTTCAGTTGCTTCAAGGACAGACGTTAGGAATTGTTGGAAAAACAGGCAGTGGAAAAACCACACTGATTAAACAGTTGCTGCGGCAATATCCTCTTGGAACAGGTGAACTGTCTATCTCAGGTGTACCTCTAAAAGAGCAAACCCTAAATCAAGTTCGCAGATGGATTGGCTATGTTCCTCAAGATCATGTTCTGTTTTCAAAAAGTGTTAAAGAAAATATTCTTTTTGGAAACTCAGCGGCAACGGATGAGGAATTGGAAAAGGCGATTGATCTAGCAGCATTTAGAAAGGATTTAGAGATGCTGCCGGAAGGACTAGAAACACTAGTCGGTGAAAAAGGTGTAGCATTGTCCGGGGGTCAAAAACAAAGAATATCGATTGCACGAGCGTTAATAAAAAATCCTGACATTTTGATTCTTGACGATTCGTTGTCGGCTGTTGATGCCAAAACAGAAAAAAGAATTATTGATAATATTCGTGAGATTAGGAAGGACAAAACCACGATAATCACAACTCACCGAATGTCAGCCGTCGAGCATGCAGACCAAATCCTCGTTCTCGATGATGGAAAAATAATCGAAACAGGAACTCACGAACAACTACTTTCTAATGATGGCTGGTATAAAGAACAATTTTTACGTCAACAAGTGGAAAATAATTTAGAAGAGGAGGTGACAGCATGA